In a single window of the Streptacidiphilus sp. P02-A3a genome:
- a CDS encoding mycothione reductase: protein MRHYDLVVLGAGTGNALIDDRFAGVDVAIVSAGPFGGTCLNAGCIPSKMLVATADVADAVRDAGRHGVDAQLRQVRWRDVRSRVFGRLDTEAAEGEEGRRASDHITVYRGLARFTGDRRLTVDTADGAVEIEAERIVIAAGGRPVVPPVVEDSGLPYETSDTVMRLDELPQRLVVLGGGYVAAELAHVFRSFGSHVTVVEKGERLLGQQQDEAVSAAFTDAMRDQWDLRLGRELTAVSGRPGDLRLTLDDGTELRADTLLVAVGRRPNSDLLDLHRAGIDTGEDGRVTVDAQLRTTAEGVWALGDVSTPVPLKHVANREARIVAHNLLHPGRERTMNYDAVPSAVFTRPQIAQVGLTEQEARDRKLDYAVAVHRYADVAYGWALEDTEGFCKVIADRRTGRLIGAHLFGPQAATLVQSLVVALTTGMTAAELAEGPLWIHPALTEVVENALRDLDTVRT from the coding sequence ATGCGACATTACGATCTCGTCGTCCTGGGTGCGGGCACCGGCAACGCCCTCATCGACGACCGCTTCGCCGGTGTGGATGTCGCCATCGTCTCCGCGGGCCCCTTCGGGGGCACCTGCCTGAACGCGGGCTGCATCCCCAGCAAGATGCTCGTCGCCACCGCCGACGTCGCCGACGCGGTCCGGGACGCCGGGCGGCACGGTGTGGACGCCCAACTGCGGCAGGTGCGCTGGCGCGATGTGCGGAGCCGGGTGTTCGGCCGACTCGACACCGAGGCCGCCGAGGGTGAGGAGGGCCGTCGCGCCTCCGACCACATCACCGTGTACCGGGGCCTCGCCCGCTTCACCGGGGACCGCCGCCTCACCGTGGACACCGCCGACGGAGCCGTGGAGATCGAGGCCGAACGGATCGTCATCGCGGCCGGCGGCCGACCGGTCGTTCCTCCCGTGGTCGAGGACTCCGGCCTGCCCTATGAGACCTCCGACACCGTGATGCGGCTGGACGAGCTGCCGCAGCGGTTGGTGGTGCTCGGCGGCGGCTATGTCGCCGCCGAGCTGGCGCACGTCTTCCGCTCTTTCGGCAGCCACGTCACCGTGGTCGAGAAGGGCGAGCGGCTGCTCGGACAGCAGCAGGACGAGGCAGTCTCCGCCGCCTTCACCGACGCGATGCGCGACCAGTGGGACCTGCGGCTGGGACGCGAGCTGACCGCCGTGTCGGGGCGCCCCGGGGACCTGCGCCTGACCCTGGACGACGGCACCGAACTGCGGGCCGACACCCTGCTGGTGGCTGTCGGCCGCCGCCCCAACAGCGACCTCCTCGACCTCCACCGGGCGGGCATCGACACCGGCGAGGACGGCCGCGTCACCGTCGACGCACAGCTGCGCACCACCGCCGAGGGGGTGTGGGCGCTCGGCGACGTCTCCACCCCGGTGCCGCTCAAGCACGTCGCCAACCGCGAGGCACGGATCGTCGCGCACAACCTGTTGCACCCGGGCCGGGAGCGGACCATGAACTACGACGCGGTGCCCTCGGCCGTCTTCACCCGCCCGCAGATCGCGCAGGTCGGCCTGACCGAACAGGAGGCCCGCGACCGGAAGCTGGACTACGCCGTTGCCGTGCACCGCTACGCGGACGTGGCGTACGGCTGGGCGCTGGAGGACACCGAGGGATTCTGCAAGGTGATCGCCGACCGGCGCACCGGACGGCTCATCGGTGCCCACCTCTTCGGTCCGCAGGCCGCCACCCTGGTCCAGTCCCTGGTCGTGGCCCTGACCACGGGTATGACCGCGGCGGAGCTGGCTGAGGGGCCCCTGTGGATCCACCCGGCGCTCACCGAGGTCGTGGAGAACGCCCTGCGGGACCTGGACACGGTCCGGACGTAG
- a CDS encoding bacterioferritin — MADFLTDIETLRDRARKEIDKGPVTDAYGADLKRVLQVLNEALATEIVCVLRYKRHYYTASGLYSEPVAAEFLEHAGEEQQHADKLAERIAQLGGEPDFNPDTLSTRAHTPYDASAGLIAMVREDLVAERVAVASYTEIIQWLGDKDPTTRRVFEDLLAQEEEHADDLRSLLERIPPESS, encoded by the coding sequence ATGGCTGACTTCCTCACCGACATCGAGACGCTGCGCGACCGCGCCCGCAAGGAGATCGACAAGGGCCCCGTCACCGACGCCTACGGCGCGGACCTCAAGCGCGTGCTTCAGGTACTGAACGAGGCCCTGGCCACCGAGATCGTCTGCGTGCTGCGCTACAAGCGGCACTACTACACGGCCAGCGGCCTGTACTCGGAGCCGGTCGCGGCGGAGTTCCTGGAGCACGCCGGCGAGGAGCAGCAGCACGCGGACAAGCTGGCCGAGCGGATCGCGCAGTTGGGCGGCGAGCCGGACTTCAACCCGGACACCCTCAGCACCCGCGCGCACACGCCGTACGACGCCAGCGCCGGGCTGATCGCGATGGTCAGGGAGGACCTGGTGGCCGAACGCGTCGCGGTGGCCTCCTACACCGAGATCATCCAGTGGCTCGGGGACAAGGACCCGACCACCCGCCGGGTCTTCGAGGACCTGCTGGCCCAGGAGGAGGAGCACGCCGACGACCTGCGCAGCCTGCTCGAACGCATTCCGCCGGAGTCCTCCTGA
- a CDS encoding Rieske 2Fe-2S domain-containing protein — MKLTRTILESASRRTPVGDTLDRIDQQRWLDNAVGPLRGAVRGLPLGDTRDLLHGVWLGHPLHPTLVQVPIGAWSSAAVLDLLPGQRRAATVLVAVGLAGAVPAALAGWVDWAEQHERQMRVGVVHAAANATGAVLYAASLAARLRGRSFRGRMLGFAGLAAVSAGGVLGGHLAFRQAAGANHAEDVPHVAEPGWHSLGQLGEFPLGRAERRMLGEVPVLVVQETAGVVRVLADRCSHLSGPLSEGKVADGCVECPWHGSRFRLADGGVAAGPATAPQPVFETKVVGDRVQARPPAEA, encoded by the coding sequence ATGAAGCTCACACGAACGATCCTGGAGTCCGCCTCACGGCGGACCCCGGTGGGCGACACGCTCGACCGGATCGACCAGCAGCGCTGGCTGGACAATGCCGTCGGCCCGCTGCGGGGCGCGGTGCGGGGGCTGCCGCTGGGTGACACCCGGGACCTGCTGCACGGGGTGTGGCTGGGGCATCCGCTGCACCCCACCCTGGTACAGGTCCCGATCGGGGCGTGGTCCAGCGCCGCGGTACTGGACCTGCTGCCCGGCCAGCGCCGGGCGGCCACCGTGCTGGTGGCGGTCGGGCTGGCGGGCGCGGTCCCGGCCGCGCTGGCCGGCTGGGTGGACTGGGCCGAGCAGCACGAACGGCAGATGCGGGTCGGTGTGGTCCACGCGGCCGCCAACGCGACCGGGGCGGTCCTGTACGCGGCGTCGCTGGCGGCCCGGCTGCGCGGCCGCTCGTTCCGGGGCCGGATGCTGGGCTTCGCGGGTCTGGCGGCGGTGAGCGCGGGCGGGGTGCTCGGCGGCCACCTGGCTTTCCGGCAGGCCGCGGGCGCGAACCACGCCGAGGACGTCCCGCATGTGGCCGAGCCGGGCTGGCACTCCCTCGGGCAGCTCGGCGAGTTCCCCCTCGGCCGCGCCGAACGCCGGATGCTGGGCGAGGTCCCGGTACTGGTGGTCCAGGAGACGGCGGGCGTGGTGCGCGTGCTCGCCGACCGTTGCAGTCACCTGTCCGGCCCGCTGTCCGAGGGCAAGGTCGCCGACGGTTGCGTGGAGTGCCCCTGGCACGGCAGCAGGTTCCGGCTGGCGGACGGCGGGGTCGCGGCCGGACCGGCGACGGCTCCGCAGCCGGTGTTCGAGACGAAGGTCGTCGGTGACCGGGTCCAGGCCCGGCCACCGGCGGAGGCCTGA
- a CDS encoding tetratricopeptide repeat protein, with translation MDDGFGGLLRKCRLQVGWTQEQLADASGVSAHTISVLEAGRRRPRLSSVARLGAALDLDPAAQERLLTAARPDATAADADTDAEPVGPDVLPVPRLLPYAVADFTGRHRELEHFLPPLTGANAGASTGAGVSVVCIDGMAGVGKTALAVHLGHALADTFPDGQLFVDLHGFTPGQSPLDPGAALVRLLRAVGVSEVRLPGGTEERAHLWRSEVADRRLLVVLDNAVDAAQVRPLIPSGPGSMALITSRCRMPALAGATGLSLDVLSDSEAADLFTRIADPRRVADQRQAVGEIVRLCGRLPLAIRIAAARLAHHPVWTPEHLLARLRDRQRLLPELSVQDRSVAAAFADSYRALPPEQRRLFRLAALHPGDDFTVPALAALGDLPPSTTEGLLDDLYDHHLLVEHVPGRFTFHDLLRYFARQLVSTEEPPESRQAALVRLLDHYRYAAARAMDRLFPLDAGHRPPIPAPAGSPPAFADRARALDWLDQELRNLLEAAAQAAELGAPRYTAELPAILWRHLVRRIPADQALLVNVRALEAARQLGDQLREAETLRQLGLVHFQLGNYPTATALLGQGLALHRRIGNPAGEAHTLTNLGLVLARTGRPLEALRHHQRALAISRRTGDRAVEIVAQSNLGPVQAQLGNHAEALEHHEQTLAWYRLAGNRLGQATSLHQLGELYQRLGRGAEARRLHQQALDLYRLEHDTFGQSESHMALGDLHLARDDPAAALVNYRAAFSYLRHTGERYNLARLHLGLARAHRRLGRLGRAREHGRRAVKLYAALDIPESQEAWAFFEDLDQDGRAHGRDSTGQP, from the coding sequence ATGGATGACGGCTTCGGGGGCCTGCTCCGGAAGTGCCGGTTGCAGGTCGGCTGGACACAGGAGCAGTTGGCGGACGCCTCCGGCGTCTCGGCGCACACCATCAGCGTGCTGGAGGCGGGTCGCCGCCGACCACGTCTCTCCTCGGTCGCCCGGCTCGGCGCCGCCCTCGACCTGGACCCGGCAGCCCAGGAGCGCCTGCTCACCGCCGCCCGCCCCGACGCCACCGCCGCTGACGCCGACACCGACGCGGAACCCGTCGGGCCGGACGTACTGCCGGTGCCGCGACTGCTGCCCTACGCCGTCGCGGACTTCACCGGCCGCCACCGCGAGTTGGAGCACTTCCTGCCCCCACTCACCGGAGCGAACGCCGGAGCGAGCACCGGAGCCGGTGTGTCGGTGGTGTGCATCGACGGGATGGCCGGGGTCGGCAAGACCGCACTGGCGGTGCACCTCGGGCACGCCCTCGCCGACACCTTCCCCGACGGCCAGCTCTTCGTCGACCTGCACGGCTTCACCCCGGGGCAGAGCCCGCTGGACCCCGGTGCCGCGTTGGTGCGGCTGCTGCGCGCGGTCGGCGTCAGCGAGGTCAGACTCCCGGGCGGCACCGAGGAGCGGGCCCACCTGTGGCGCAGCGAGGTCGCCGACCGGCGGTTGCTGGTGGTGCTGGACAACGCCGTGGACGCGGCGCAGGTCCGGCCGCTGATCCCGAGCGGTCCCGGCAGCATGGCGCTGATCACCTCCCGCTGCCGGATGCCCGCACTGGCCGGCGCCACCGGCCTGTCGCTGGACGTCCTCAGCGACAGCGAGGCGGCGGACCTGTTCACCCGGATCGCCGATCCGCGCCGGGTGGCCGACCAGCGCCAGGCCGTCGGCGAGATCGTGCGGCTGTGCGGGCGGCTGCCGCTGGCCATCCGGATCGCGGCCGCGCGGCTGGCCCACCACCCGGTGTGGACGCCGGAACACCTGCTGGCCCGACTCCGGGACCGGCAGCGGCTGCTGCCCGAACTGTCGGTCCAGGACCGCAGCGTCGCCGCCGCCTTCGCCGACTCCTACCGTGCGCTCCCGCCGGAGCAGCGGCGGCTGTTCCGGCTGGCCGCGCTGCACCCGGGCGACGACTTCACCGTGCCCGCGCTGGCCGCCCTCGGCGACCTGCCGCCGTCCACCACCGAGGGCCTGCTGGACGACCTGTACGACCACCACCTGCTGGTGGAGCACGTCCCCGGCCGGTTCACCTTCCACGACCTGCTGAGGTACTTCGCCCGGCAGCTGGTCAGCACGGAGGAGCCGCCGGAGTCGCGGCAGGCGGCGCTGGTCCGACTGCTCGACCACTACCGCTACGCGGCCGCGCGGGCGATGGACCGGCTGTTCCCGCTGGACGCCGGCCACCGGCCACCGATCCCGGCCCCCGCCGGGTCGCCGCCCGCCTTCGCCGACCGGGCGCGGGCGCTGGACTGGCTCGACCAGGAGTTGCGCAACTTACTGGAGGCGGCGGCGCAGGCAGCCGAGCTGGGCGCACCCCGCTACACCGCCGAGCTCCCGGCGATCCTGTGGCGGCACCTGGTCCGGCGGATACCGGCCGACCAGGCGCTGCTGGTGAACGTCCGGGCGCTGGAGGCGGCCCGGCAGCTCGGGGATCAGCTGCGGGAGGCGGAAACGCTGCGGCAGTTGGGGCTGGTGCACTTCCAACTCGGCAACTACCCCACCGCGACGGCCCTGCTCGGGCAGGGGCTGGCGCTGCACCGTCGGATCGGCAACCCGGCCGGTGAGGCGCACACGCTGACCAACCTCGGTCTGGTGCTGGCCCGCACCGGCCGTCCGCTGGAGGCCCTGCGGCACCACCAGCGGGCACTGGCGATCAGCCGCCGGACGGGGGACCGCGCGGTGGAGATCGTCGCGCAGTCGAACCTCGGTCCGGTCCAGGCCCAACTGGGGAACCATGCCGAGGCGTTGGAGCACCACGAGCAGACCCTGGCCTGGTACCGGCTGGCCGGCAACCGCTTGGGCCAGGCGACCTCGCTGCACCAGCTCGGTGAGCTGTACCAGCGGCTCGGGCGCGGCGCGGAGGCCCGGCGGCTGCACCAGCAGGCGCTGGACCTGTACCGGCTCGAACACGACACCTTCGGCCAGTCCGAGTCGCACATGGCGCTCGGTGACCTCCACCTGGCGAGGGACGATCCGGCGGCCGCCCTGGTCAACTACCGCGCCGCGTTCTCCTACCTGCGGCACACCGGTGAGCGCTACAACCTGGCCCGGCTGCACCTCGGGCTGGCCCGGGCGCACCGTCGGCTGGGCCGGCTGGGCCGGGCCCGCGAGCACGGCCGCCGGGCGGTCAAGCTCTACGCCGCGCTGGACATCCCGGAATCCCAGGAGGCCTGGGCGTTCTTTGAGGACCTCGATCAGGACGGCCGCGCTCACGGCCGGGACAGCACCGGGCAACCGTGA
- a CDS encoding DUF2316 family protein: protein MSLNPEERRRTSAELRANLRLSGAETDRLAEQLGFTAERLENTLALDGRSAPVDVWLLRDCLEDLVRARGASPAPYSVLTDRARRAAAVWFPLPPRSRP, encoded by the coding sequence ATGTCACTGAACCCCGAGGAGCGGCGGCGCACCAGTGCGGAGCTGCGGGCGAACCTGCGGCTGAGCGGCGCCGAAACCGACCGGCTGGCCGAGCAACTGGGCTTCACCGCCGAGCGGTTGGAGAACACCCTGGCGTTGGACGGGCGGTCGGCGCCGGTGGACGTGTGGCTGCTGCGCGACTGCCTGGAGGACCTGGTCCGGGCCCGGGGCGCGAGCCCCGCCCCGTACAGCGTGCTGACCGACCGGGCCCGCCGAGCCGCAGCCGTCTGGTTCCCGCTGCCGCCGCGCTCCCGGCCGTAA
- a CDS encoding aldo/keto reductase — protein sequence MSVGTPSPLTTASGAERPGGGGRIAGHTVSRVGYGAMQLERLHGDRAAAVALLRRAVELGIDHVDTAEFYGNGLVNGLLREALRPEDGVTVVSKVGATPNPGGRIPLRPAQRPEELRAGVEDNLRSLGLDRIPVVNLRRLDTGPGLRAEGDQVVDLDDQLAVMTALRDEGKIGAIGLSSVTIDGLRRALPAGIVCVQNAYSLVARGDEDMLALCAAEDIAWVPYFPLGGSFPGLPKVADEPAVQAAAQSLGRTTAQVGLAWLLRHDPRVLLIPGTADPDHLEANVAAGALALSLDPTLLAELDAVPSRSADVPIG from the coding sequence ATGTCCGTCGGTACCCCCTCCCCCCTCACCACCGCCAGCGGCGCGGAGCGCCCCGGCGGCGGCGGCCGGATCGCCGGTCACACCGTCTCCCGGGTCGGCTACGGCGCGATGCAGCTGGAGCGCCTGCACGGCGACCGCGCCGCCGCCGTGGCCCTGCTGCGCCGCGCCGTCGAGCTCGGCATCGACCATGTCGACACCGCCGAGTTCTACGGCAATGGCCTGGTCAACGGCCTCCTCCGGGAGGCGCTCCGCCCCGAGGACGGCGTCACCGTCGTCAGCAAGGTCGGCGCCACCCCCAACCCCGGCGGCCGCATCCCGCTCCGCCCGGCGCAGCGACCCGAGGAGCTGCGGGCCGGTGTCGAGGACAACCTGCGCAGCCTCGGCCTCGACCGGATCCCGGTGGTCAACCTGCGCCGCCTGGACACCGGCCCCGGGCTCCGGGCCGAGGGCGACCAGGTGGTGGACCTCGACGACCAGCTGGCGGTGATGACCGCGCTGCGGGACGAGGGCAAGATCGGCGCCATCGGCCTGAGCAGCGTGACCATCGACGGGCTGCGCCGCGCGCTCCCGGCGGGCATCGTCTGCGTGCAGAACGCCTACAGCCTGGTGGCGCGCGGCGACGAGGACATGCTCGCGCTCTGCGCCGCCGAGGACATCGCCTGGGTCCCGTACTTCCCGCTCGGCGGTTCCTTCCCCGGACTGCCGAAGGTGGCGGACGAACCGGCGGTCCAGGCCGCGGCGCAGTCCCTCGGACGCACCACGGCGCAGGTCGGCCTGGCCTGGCTGCTGCGGCACGACCCCCGGGTGCTGCTCATCCCGGGCACCGCGGACCCCGACCACCTGGAGGCGAACGTCGCCGCGGGCGCGCTGGCGCTCTCGCTCGACCCCACCCTGCTCGCCGAGCTGGACGCCGTGCCCAGCCGTTCGGCGGACGTGCCGATCGGCTGA
- a CDS encoding TetR/AcrR family transcriptional regulator: MASPHQPPLPQPQQKPPVRAERPLRADARRNRDSLVAVARAAFAAADDSVPLEGIAREAGVGIGTLYRHFPTREALVEAVYAAELDDITASVPALLDAYPPEAALRAWMDGYAQFAARKRGIIDTLRAGWISGRIATPTTRERITGAIGEMLTAGARAGTLRGDVDPDDVTAILLGVFLSTAGGGAPEQTGRLLDLVVDGLRPRPLP; this comes from the coding sequence TTGGCCTCGCCGCACCAGCCGCCGCTACCGCAGCCGCAGCAGAAGCCGCCCGTCCGCGCCGAACGCCCGCTCCGCGCGGACGCGCGGCGCAACCGCGACAGTCTGGTCGCCGTCGCCCGGGCCGCCTTCGCCGCCGCCGACGACTCCGTGCCGCTGGAGGGCATCGCCCGCGAGGCCGGGGTCGGCATCGGCACCCTGTACCGCCACTTCCCGACCAGGGAGGCGCTGGTCGAGGCGGTCTACGCGGCCGAGCTCGACGACATCACCGCGAGCGTCCCGGCCCTGCTCGACGCGTACCCGCCGGAGGCCGCGCTGCGGGCCTGGATGGACGGCTACGCCCAGTTCGCGGCGCGGAAACGCGGCATCATCGACACCCTCCGCGCGGGCTGGATCTCGGGCCGCATCGCCACACCGACCACCCGGGAGCGGATCACCGGCGCGATCGGGGAGATGCTCACCGCCGGAGCCCGGGCGGGGACGCTGCGCGGCGACGTCGACCCCGACGACGTGACCGCGATCCTGCTCGGCGTGTTCCTGTCGACGGCCGGGGGTGGCGCGCCGGAACAGACCGGCCGCCTGCTCGACCTGGTCGTGGACGGCCTGCGTCCCCGGCCGCTCCCCTGA
- a CDS encoding SAM-dependent methyltransferase yields the protein MTDPNAWMKVDAGLRPSVDLRTDQAHSARVYDYLLGGKDNFPADRAAGDRVISDWPRAHTATLAARACMHRITRRLAEVHGVRQFFDIGTGIPTAPNLHEIAQGVDPACRVVYVDNDPIVLAHARALLTSAPEGRTAYIDGDLRDVGKLLVHPVLHETLDLTRPVALTLINILHFYSDEVARPLVEQLVAALPSGSFLAVTTGTADSAPDEVARAAEHYRNAGIDSYQRTRAEVERFFTGLELDTPGVALANRWHPDGGPTLDDSEVTVYAGIARKP from the coding sequence ATGACCGATCCGAACGCGTGGATGAAGGTGGACGCGGGCCTGCGGCCCAGCGTCGACCTGCGCACCGACCAGGCCCACTCGGCTCGGGTCTACGACTACCTCCTGGGTGGCAAGGACAACTTTCCCGCCGACCGGGCGGCCGGTGACCGGGTGATCAGCGACTGGCCCAGGGCGCACACCGCGACCCTGGCCGCCCGGGCCTGCATGCACCGCATCACCCGGCGGCTGGCCGAGGTCCACGGCGTCCGCCAGTTCTTCGACATCGGCACCGGCATCCCGACCGCGCCGAACCTGCACGAGATCGCCCAGGGCGTCGACCCCGCCTGCCGGGTCGTGTACGTGGACAACGACCCGATCGTGCTCGCCCACGCCCGCGCGCTGCTGACCAGCGCGCCCGAGGGCCGCACCGCCTACATCGACGGCGACCTGCGCGACGTCGGCAAGCTCCTCGTGCACCCGGTGCTGCACGAGACGCTCGACCTGACCCGGCCGGTGGCGCTGACCCTGATCAACATCCTGCACTTCTACAGCGACGAGGTGGCCCGCCCGCTGGTCGAGCAGCTGGTGGCGGCCCTGCCGTCGGGCAGCTTCCTGGCGGTGACCACCGGCACCGCCGACTCCGCCCCGGACGAGGTGGCCCGCGCCGCCGAGCACTACCGCAACGCCGGTATCGACAGCTACCAGCGCACCCGCGCGGAGGTCGAGCGCTTCTTCACCGGCCTGGAACTCGACACCCCCGGCGTCGCCCTGGCCAACCGCTGGCACCCGGACGGCGGCCCGACCCTGGACGACAGCGAGGTCACCGTCTACGCGGGCATCGCCCGCAAGCCGTAG
- a CDS encoding MarR family winged helix-turn-helix transcriptional regulator codes for MEEAGHDGVAERREQLMESLRIYGGHYAELGRRFAAWLGLHSTDATAVLEIAAAEERGTPLSPARLSERISLSTGATTALLNRLEAAGHITRAREHADRRIVTLRSGGHIQERADEFFGPLGQRLDAAMSHYPPRLLEQFEAFMADLNTTMDTHLAEQSARTPRSSRAPGSRTP; via the coding sequence ATGGAGGAAGCCGGGCACGACGGTGTGGCGGAGCGGCGTGAGCAGCTGATGGAGTCGCTGCGGATCTACGGCGGCCACTACGCCGAGCTCGGTCGGCGCTTCGCCGCCTGGCTGGGCCTGCACTCCACCGACGCGACAGCGGTCCTGGAGATCGCCGCCGCCGAGGAGCGCGGCACCCCCCTGTCACCGGCGCGCCTGAGCGAGCGGATCTCCCTGTCCACGGGAGCCACCACCGCGCTGCTGAACCGTCTCGAAGCGGCCGGGCACATCACCCGCGCCCGGGAACACGCCGACCGGCGCATCGTCACCCTGCGCAGCGGCGGGCACATCCAGGAACGGGCGGACGAGTTCTTCGGCCCGCTGGGCCAACGTCTAGACGCCGCGATGTCGCACTACCCGCCCCGACTCCTGGAGCAGTTCGAGGCATTCATGGCCGACCTGAACACCACCATGGACACCCACCTCGCGGAACAGAGCGCGCGGACGCCGCGCTCCTCCCGCGCCCCCGGTAGCCGGACCCCCTGA
- a CDS encoding MFS transporter, with amino-acid sequence MEIPGVSNPSPTPDRTTVPYRWRWMILVAMLVAEIMDLLDASIVNVAGPDLERSLGAGSVGLQWVIGGYALTLGAGLVLGGRLGDRHGRRRMFLIGMASFTAGSLLCAVAPNIESLIAFRLLQGAAGAMLLPQGLGLLRENFSGSELTKVFAIFGPVLGLGGIVGPVLGGFLIQGDFFGLGWRSVFLVNLPIGIAALIVAVRFVPRKAGDRTVRVDVTGAALVVASCTLLVLPLNQGQQDGWPLWTWLCMAASAIGFALFAVQQRRTAAAGRAPLVTPGLLRKPAFTVGLGGIALFFGGLIGTQLVLTLYLQIGRHFTAGGAGLGNLPLAVGTAIGGAVSGAFLADRIGRKVLHIGPLVQLAGAAVLWFELDGLDAASFSIWDIALGVAVAGVGAGMVIAALFSFILAAVDDDEIGSASGMLSAVQAVGGSIGVAVFGSVFFAQARTGDFTTGFHYALIVQACLLAAFLAITFLLPKKGRPEEEQHGIAPEAPADDTETDTEHLTV; translated from the coding sequence ATGGAGATACCTGGCGTGAGCAATCCCTCCCCCACCCCCGACCGGACGACCGTGCCCTACCGGTGGCGATGGATGATCCTGGTGGCGATGCTCGTCGCGGAGATCATGGACCTCCTCGACGCCTCGATCGTCAACGTCGCCGGACCGGACCTGGAGCGTTCCCTCGGAGCCGGTTCCGTCGGCCTGCAGTGGGTGATCGGCGGCTACGCCCTCACCCTGGGCGCCGGTCTGGTTCTCGGCGGCCGACTCGGCGACCGCCACGGTCGGCGCCGGATGTTCCTGATCGGCATGGCCTCCTTCACCGCGGGCTCGCTGCTGTGCGCCGTCGCACCGAACATCGAGTCGCTGATCGCCTTCCGCCTGTTGCAGGGCGCCGCCGGGGCGATGCTCCTGCCCCAGGGGCTGGGCCTGCTGCGGGAGAACTTCTCCGGCTCCGAACTCACCAAGGTCTTCGCGATCTTCGGCCCGGTCCTGGGGCTGGGCGGCATCGTCGGCCCCGTGCTCGGCGGCTTCCTCATCCAGGGCGACTTCTTCGGACTGGGCTGGAGGTCGGTGTTCCTGGTCAACCTGCCCATCGGCATCGCGGCACTGATCGTCGCCGTGAGGTTCGTGCCCAGGAAGGCGGGCGACCGCACGGTGCGGGTCGACGTGACCGGGGCGGCCCTGGTGGTGGCGTCCTGCACCCTGCTCGTACTGCCGCTGAACCAGGGCCAGCAGGACGGCTGGCCACTGTGGACCTGGCTGTGCATGGCCGCCTCGGCGATCGGATTCGCCCTGTTCGCCGTGCAGCAGCGCCGAACGGCGGCCGCGGGCCGCGCGCCGCTGGTGACCCCGGGCCTGCTGCGCAAGCCCGCCTTCACCGTCGGGCTCGGCGGCATCGCCCTGTTCTTCGGCGGACTGATCGGCACCCAGCTCGTGCTGACCCTCTACCTCCAGATCGGCCGGCACTTCACCGCCGGCGGCGCGGGGCTCGGCAACCTGCCGCTCGCCGTGGGAACCGCGATCGGCGGCGCCGTCAGTGGCGCGTTCCTCGCGGACCGGATCGGCCGCAAGGTGCTGCACATCGGACCGCTGGTGCAACTGGCCGGCGCGGCCGTGCTGTGGTTCGAACTCGACGGCCTCGACGCCGCCTCGTTCTCGATCTGGGACATCGCTCTCGGCGTCGCGGTGGCGGGTGTCGGCGCGGGCATGGTGATCGCCGCCCTGTTCAGCTTCATCCTCGCCGCGGTCGACGACGACGAGATCGGATCCGCCTCCGGCATGCTGTCGGCGGTCCAGGCGGTCGGCGGCTCCATCGGCGTCGCGGTCTTCGGCTCGGTGTTCTTCGCCCAGGCCAGGACCGGCGACTTCACCACCGGTTTCCATTACGCGCTGATCGTCCAGGCATGCCTGCTGGCGGCGTTCCTCGCGATCACCTTCCTGCTCCCCAAGAAGGGCCGACCCGAGGAGGAGCAGCACGGCATCGCCCCCGAGGCCCCCGCCGACGACACCGAGACCGACACCGAGCACCTCACCGTCTGA